In Pongo abelii isolate AG06213 chromosome 5, NHGRI_mPonAbe1-v2.0_pri, whole genome shotgun sequence, the DNA window TTAAGTTGCAGGTGAACCCTCCATTACCCATGCCCAGAACAAACAGACATAAGCACAGAACCTCACTAACtccccaaatttttatttttccatttttatcaccACAAATTTCTTGGTAACAATGTagaatttaattttgtaattaaaacaaaaactctcccCTAGGAGGAATCTGATGACATAAGGATAACACCAAGTTATGTGCACAAACGACAAAAAATGCCAAACTAACTGGAATGATCATCCATACTGAAATTTCTCTTAAAAAGCAGAGAAGGAGAACCAATGCTGCCACCTAGTGGCCAGCCAAACAAATCATGTAGCATACTGGAGAAAAAGGTCATAGTCCGGACAATCTGGTTTCCCTGCCTATTATCAAGCCACCTACTCCTTACTTTTCCGCAAAAAAACACAACAGCATATCTTAAGCGACCCCTCCTCCACAGTCATAGTCCAAATACTTGAATACAGCAACCAAAGTCTGTCTTGTTAAACACACTACTTCTCATGAAACTTTCCTCTGCCTATTTTAACGTAGGTTTGCCCAGTCTTATGGCCCAGTAGAGATGACACAGGAGAACACGGAAACATCCAAAATGTTCACTGGTTCAGAGTGTGTACACAGTAATTTTGATGTCTGTTGCCTCAAATACCTCCTCGATCATCGCAGATACATTTTCCCATTGCAGACGATCAAGACCACATCCAATcctgaaaaagacaaaatatctCCATTGATGGTAATGAAAGTATCTAGGAAACTGCTCCTCTCTTTTAAGCTATATCCACTCaaagcataaaaacaaataatctagTCTGACACCCTTATGGACAACCATGGTAGGACTTTGGAAGTCAATTCTTGTTGTGAGTCACCGAAGACCATTCCTAGACAGCTCTAACATCCAAAAACTATCACTTCTGTTTGCCTAATAAGATACTACTTTCCAACTATTTCATGCTACATTTAGAAATGTATAACTGTCATGACATGAGAGACTCATTATCCCTCTATGACTACTGACTAAAATTGGCTGTGGATGGATGGGGAAAggttggtattttaaaaatgcacGTATGGTAACAGAATGTTAACGAAAATAAGAAGAGGAATGAGGTACAGGATTTGCAAAAAAGAAAGTCAAGATGGAATGCTGGGAAATGGTGAGATGGTTGCAATCCAGGAGTAAGGTCTTTGCAACACCCTGGTAAGAATAAACTCAGTCCATAAAACTCTACTACTTGGCACCTTCCAAGATGTTACTCTAGTGATCCTCAACACGCCTAGGGAAAAAAGAGACCTAAAATTGGTAATTTCATGTCATAATGTGATAACTAAGTCCATAAGGAATtgtgatttgaaaaaaaatagtttctgatatgtatgtacaccataaatatgtcAAAGACCAGTGTAAAATAAGGGACATTCGAGGCCATATTCAAAGTAAAGCGGGGCTCAAGATAAAACTGCATGTATGCTCAGCATTGACTCAAAACTACCAGGGTGACAGGAAGAAAAGAGGTGAGGCCCATTTcctgaaaagaaagcaaagggaCTACTGAACCCTCAATGTCATTCCCTAGATTCCCAATAGCTAAGGTCTAAGAAGCTACATCAGGGACAGATCCTTTGGCTATTACCCATACTGACCAAAACAAGCACGCGGTATAAAAGGGAATGATAATTTACAACTTTCTTGACACAAAGTAATAGGTCTGGGAGATGGGACGTGGTCCAAGAGAGAAACCACCATTGCTCAGTCTTGATTCTTTAGCTTACATTGCTTCAGGAATAAAGGCCAAGCTTCAAGCAGAGGGTGCTGAGAATTCAACAAATATGGCTGAATGACAATGGTCGCTCTCTGCTaagcaggctgaggcagatgtATATTTCAAGGTAATTGCCCTGATTCATTCAACTCAAGCTAGAAAATGGCTGTGCCTTGGCCTAAGGCCAGACAACTGGTTCACTGGTGGTTTTACAAAATTTTGACTTTTGTCTACCTTTAAATCTTAAGTTGTTGGTCGTTGGGTAAGACAGTAAACCCCACCAATCAATTAAATCTCCATTTAGGGCCATGGATTTCCTTGCCTGGGCATGGAGAGGTCGGTGACTCCATTCTTCAGACAATGAGACTTCATTGCCTCTAAACTCTTCTGTAAGTTTTCATAAGTTGGCTTGTGCGAAGCCCTTTTCTTTGTAATCTGAACACAAAGGATTCAAACTTTCATCATCCCAAAATGATAGCCAAAGAAAAGTCATCACATTCCCCCAACATCCTGATAATTAAAAGAGTAAGCACATTTTTATAGAATTAGTCTAGAGCAAGGATGACAAATGTCATATTGCCCTTTCCACACTGTTATGGGAGACCTTCAAGAAAATCCACTAAATAGAGGCTGAGAAACCCAGACTCTGCCACGCAGCAATCTTTCCTTTTCCTAGGAAACCCATGAGATTAGCAGGTGATGCCTATTGTCAATATTTTTAAGCAAGGTAAGTGAAGTCTCTGTGCCACTTCCAAGAGATAAGCTGCATATCTGTAACAGGGAAGAAAGCATACCACCTGAAAATTCCCTGCTAAAAGCCTCTACTTATTTAGAAACtgtgcttgcttgctttttttctctctatataaaacaacagaaaaaactgGTAGGGTCCCAAAGTAAAACCACTGGAAGCCACATAAGCTTTAAGGACAGAATTCAAAGGGGCTAGGACATCTCCCCACTCAGTTTGTCATCCAGATCAGGCCTGTAGTGGGTTAGCTGTAAGttacccaccaccaccactaaggAAGCCACACCCTTTCAGGGACCAAATGCCATCCTGGACTGTTGAAGAACCCCACATTCAGGCAGTAGTTAGGAGAGGAGCTAGGTATTATTTGGGACTgcacttattattttttgtttttattcacccCCTTGCTATCAGTGTGATATTTGACATGGAATAAGAGAAAAGCTCCTTTGGGAAATCTGTCTCGAGACATTATTGTTTTATCTCACTCTGCCTAGGAAATATAGTATGGCAGGCATTCCTAACTTTTGCAAGTCTTAGAACAGGCCTATGGTAAATGACACACGACTTTCCCACAGAGCTGGGATGCAgcctcacatttctttccaaccCAGTGCTCCAAGTAGCCGCCATCACTGGACTGGAGTTGTCATAAGATAGGAAGCTTTTTGACATTCTTAGTTGTCTAGAATAGAACATCATGATCAACACAAATGCAGTGCAGCCCATCTGTTCATAAATCCTTAAAATGTATTAAGAATTGgccctgaaaaaaaaaggaattggccCCATCTTACCAAGTAATATATATATCGCCCATCTCTCTTCAGAACAGCCACTTCTCCAGATTTCTTTTCtaagaaaaagttatttaatagtagaaatgaaaaagaaaaccaaacactgatctctaaagattttaaaatctttacagATCTGAGTTTACCTCAGAActagaaataattttcaacacTAAAGAAGGGAATAGGGAAGACCTATTGTCTCCCACAAACGCTTTGCTTTTTATCAGCATTCCCAAATACTATATTCCTTAACTTACAGCTTTCTTACAGTCATGTTTCCTCACAAGCCATCTTTTGTCCCGCTACTACTTTTAAATATACCCTCATTTGTCCACAAACTTTCTCTATTGCCTTGAAATTGTTTTATAGTGTGTAGTTTACTTGCCAAATGTGTATTTACTCAATAATTATCTTTTTACATACAAAGAGCTGTATAAGGCATTATGAAGaatacagatatataaaaaaggaattaattatTACAGAGTTTTCAATCCAGAGAAGATATCATCATTACAAATAACTATAATACAAAGCAGTAAGAATTGCTTTTGTCTAAGGCTAAGAATCACTGGGGACACTGATTTTGTTAAGCCTGGAACgtggtctgagaaactgcttcagaAGATTTACATAGGACTCTAGTGCACATTTCTGGTTTAAAGTGGCCCGTAGAAAGTGATGGGAGGGGTCTGTAAGGAAGAAGATGTTTCTAAATTCCTCTTTGAAGAAAAAGCAGAATATTGGTAAGTAAAGGATCTTGAATGCCAACCTATAGACTAAGCATCTCAGAGTTATTTCAAGTTTCAGAGAAGTACAGTAATATTGTCAAGAAAGTTTTATGATACAAGAGGAAGAGATTAAAAACCTTCACAGGAGTTGGGTTTTGATATGGTAAAGGTCCAAACTAGAGGCCATTCTTGGGGAGGAAAATCTAAAAACATTTGGTTCTTAGGAATCTCCTCTTTACACGCATATTTTATTAAAGTGTAACAGATTAAAAGGCGCTCTAGCCAGGGCAAACCAGGTAAGTGGTTTCCAAAACTCACGTTGATTTAAAAGTTCTTGCACCCCTCCAAATTTCTTCTTAAAGAGGACAGCTATCCCAGCGCCCATGCGACAATCCTCACTGATACAGTGGGCTAAAGAGTCTGTTTTCGGGCATGCAAAAAGGTCTCCTTTCACATAAGTGATctaaaaaatgtgcaaaggaaaagACAATGTTTTATTAGATACAGTAAAATACTAagctacttttctgtattttgtgtTTCCCACGACACCTCTCCCGGCACCCCTTCCTGCCATCTGATTTAAAGCCAAACTAATTACAGCATGTgtaaaaggaaagtaatggatgATCCCTGCCTAGAATTTTGAGCCTTTTTTAAGTAAATCagctagagagaaaaaaagataattcaatgattaatttaattaaaaagtgtTTATGCTTTTGACCTCCATCATTACGAATTTCAGTTCACCAATAAGTGAATAGTTGTTACGCACTCTGCTTCCTTCTGGATCTTCATTAAGGCTGCTGGCCATGATACTGAGTCGCTATTTCCAGAATTTAAGTGTTTCTTCAGCTataagaagggaaaaggaagtaaaaatgcTTAGGCAGCCTTAGTATATAATATTCTGATTGCCCTGTACACCCACTTAATAGGATTTTTTCCCCAACGTTTATCGATGAATGTGAGTTTGTTCGGCCCCTGGGACGTAATACAAAACTCTTCTGGGgcaaaaaagaggaagaatacTAAGGTTCGGTCGGAGGCTGCCTCGACCCGCTCTCCTTTCGCGCTTTCCTGGCGCGCCCCACTCCGTCAGCGGAAGCAATGCCCATTCCCAAGACACGCCTCCTCCTTTCTCCAGGGCCACTCCCGAGCAAGGCCGATTTAGGACGGTCTCCTTTTCTCTGCACGAAGCAAAAGTATTTCCCCAATGGGTTtggcttagaagaaaacagaagggaCTTGGCCACAGTCCCGTTAAGCCGCAACCATTGAGTGTACAGGGTACTGGCGTGCTGAGCCCCAGGCGTGGGGAAAGGAAGGCGGCCTCTCAAGGAACGTTCACCCCCCACTTTTTTGGGGGGTGCGTGGGAGAAGGAAAGAGTCTATTGAAGCCTCCCATTCTCTGTATCCTACCCTAGGGCGGGTCAGCGAGGACGCAGAGTCTGTCCTGGGGTCCTATGGGAAGGTGCGGGGAGGCTCGCTCAAAGCCCCAACGTACCCAAGTCACCCTTCACCTGGAAAGGAGTCGGTTGTTTGGAGGTCCCCGCCCCCGCGGGGAAGGGCTCCGGATCCGACCCTGGTAGGTGGGGAGCAGCGGACCAGCCCAAACGCGGAGCCAATCCCGCCAAAGCCCTTAATTGCACGCATCTAAGATGGCCGCCCCCGCCCGGTAGCGGGGCGGAAACAAGCCCTTCTAGCTTGCTAGCCGAGCCCACACTCTTTGGCGAAGGCCGCCGAACTTCCGGCAGTAAATTCCGTGGTTTCCCGCCGCCGCCCGCGCATGCGTAACGAAACTGCCCCAACGAGTCGGGAAAAGTGGCGCTTGCGCATTAGCCGCAGGGGGGGTGTCCCAGTGGCCACTTGGAAAGGGGTGGGCAGCTGGCAAAGGGGCTAGTTAGCGCCTGCGTAGTACTAAGCTCAAGGCAGCGCTTTGAGTTGAAGGGGCTGGCGCGTCTGGAAGGCGCCTGCGTATTCCTTCGACTGGGGGTGGTGTCAAATCGGGAAGGTGGGCGTGGCTGCAGGGAACGCCTGCGCGTTGCTCCTCCAAAGGGGTGGGGCGATCCCAGAACTGGAGTTAGTGGGCGTGGTCTCAGAGGCGCCTGCGCGGAGGCGGTTGGAGGGAGGCCCGATTCCCCTTTGTTCGGGTTCGCCATTTTGCTAGGCAGCGGCAgtggcggcggcagcggcggctgGAGCCTCTGATTGGGTTTCGGAGTCCGGTACTGGAGCCAATCAGCGCGGGCAGCGAACCGGGGGAGCGAGGCACGGTGAGTGTGAGGAGCCAATATCCAGCGGCCCAGAGCCGGCCCCAGCGCCCCGATTGGCGGGTCTCGCTGACCACTCAGGAGAGGCCCAGGCGCCCGTCGAGCCCGGGGAGTCGAGCTGAGCCTAGCCGAGCCGGGCGGCCAGCGGCCCCGGCCTGGGGCCTGCGAGCGCCTCGGGGCACTCCCGGCCGAGGCCTGCAGGGGCCGCCCCGCGCGGGGATGGCGCCCCGGGGAGCAGGCACCTCGGGGCTCCGACCCTCGCAGGGTGCCAGGGTCAGTTGGGAATGCGTCCCCGTTCCCTGACTCTTAGGCCCAGGTTCTCAGGCCCCAGGCCTGGGGCCACGAATGGCCCTACACTAGGGGACACATGCGCGCCCTGGGCCTCGGCGATTTCCTCCTGGTCGTTCTGGCCGCAAACTTAAACCTGCTCTTGCACTCTCCACTCTTCACTCTCCGCCCTTGGGACAGGAAGCCTCCCCGGGGcccgcgccccccgccccccgctcCCCGCTCCCAGCGAGCCGGGTCTGTCTATCTGCAGCCCCTCTAGGTCGGGAGGGAGGCCTGGGGAGGGTGCGCGCCGCGGCCGCGGGGTCCCGAGTGCGGCTGGCAACGGGGCTGGCCCGCCCTAGCCTCGGAGCCCTACGGTCCCGCCCCCGCTGTCTtcctggtggggagagggggccGTTAGTTTGCCCACTCCCCCAGCTCCGCCGCGCCCCTCCTCCCAGCCCGCTCCGCCCGGGTCTCCGGCCCGGCGCCGTTACCACCCCTTTTGGCTCGTCATTTCCTCTCTTCCCCGCCCCGTTCGCAGTGGCAGGACCGCACACCTCCGTCTTGGAGCCCAACCAAGCGGTCTCCCTTTCTTGTCCGGGCTGTAAGACCAGTCCATTCGGTGCCTGGAACCTCACTCTTAGAAGATTGATACCCTTGCGCATTCTTCTTCCCGGAGGCTGCACAACTTGCTGTTCATATTACTAATCTTATCCACTGCTCATTTTGTGAAATCTCCCTCCCTTGGGAATGTAgtacagttttgggtttttttttttccttcgtttTTGTTTTCGCCTTTCTATGTTACTTTGTGTCAGGCTTGACCCAGTCCACTCATCTCTTGGTTTATGTTTTTCTGATACACTTTCAAATCCTGTGTTAACGTTTTCTCAGCAGATGTTTAGAAACTAACAGTGTTGTGGGGTTTTCCTTAGGGCGAGAGGTTGCTGTTGGCAACCAATTATCCAGCAGTTAGTATATGCCAGGTATAATCCGTGTGTTAGGGAGGGAGTATGTAGAGGTCAGTAAGAACTGTGCCTACCTGATGGAAATTGACAGGTGAACAGGTAGTTAATACTTAACGGTTAATGCTATAAAGGGGCCAAGTTCTGTGCTGTGAAGTATCCATACGTGAGCTAGCCTCCGTGAAAGGCTTATCACCGCCGCACTTTTGACTGGCCTTGAAGAATGATGGTAATTCTTCCACAGGAAAGATGGAAGAGCATTGCTCGAAGAGAAGAAAAGCATGTGCGGAGGAATCAAATtacactgaggcaggaagatgggatAGGGAAGAGGGCAGTAGTAGTGATAGTTTAGGGGGGAAAGCCCAGTTGGTAAAATACTTGTATGTCTTGCTAAGGAATATTTTGGAAACAGTTACTATTTTGTGTGGAGGTTCAAGTAGAAGGGATCTAGAGCTATATTTTTTCCTAAGATTGAAAAAACGAGTTTCTGACTTGTTTATGGGTTCTGCCCCGTGACAGTGGCTGAGTTctttggggaggaagaggagatttTTGTCTTAGgactctgaaaattatttttactcatGTGAATCATCTAGTGCATTCCCTGGCACATAAAGGTCTTAAGTATCTGGTGCCCATTTCTaaattcacatttaatgttaTACAACTAGTAGGTTTCAGAAAACTCGTATTCCAGTGCTCTTGCATTACTAAAACTTCGGGGACaggttttattttcactttttaggATGAGGTTTTCATTGTTGCTTAAgtcattttcttaattcatttgATTGTCACGTTATCCGCATTAGCAGATGAGATGATAGAGCTTAAATAGTCTAAAAAACATGTATATTTGCCTTTAGaacgtttttttgtttgtttgtttttggatacAGGGCTTtcctttgtcgtccaggctgcagtacagtggcgcaatcatagctcactaacctagaactcctgggctcaagccatcctcccgtcttggtctcccaaaacgttgggattacaggcatgagccactgcgtcctgaCCTGAAATAGATGTTTTAACCTTAGTATTTAAAAATAGGTATGTTCTGGTCACTTCAAAATCACTAAATACTTTTGCTTGGCATCTTTCTAAAAGGCATTATAATCTGGTAACTTTTTTGCTAAATACCTTTCAAGCTTCCACCAGTCTGCAGAAGAATTTCTTTGTCTGACATTTCGAAAGAAAGTAGTGTGGTGCCAAGCTTTTCGTCCCGTTTAGTCCACTGTTCACATGCTGAAAtatttctgttcttgtttttatGCTCTCTTGATTTGTAGTACTTCACCTTCCTCCACATCATCACATGTGGAGAAAGCTAAATCTTTCTCACACTTAAGACCAGTTCATCCTGCAGGCCTCtgatagcaaagaaaaaaaaagttcaaatagttcctttttttttttaagccttgtTGATTTATCCCCAGCTGGAACAAATCTCTGTCCTCCAAATTCCCATATCACTTTATCTCTTAGGATTCCAGTATAGGTTTTTACTCCATTACTAAACTTAAAGACTCTTTAAAGTTAGAATCTTCGTcagagatttctttttatttttaaaaccttcagaacagtgtctggcacatggtatATAATTAGTGGAGAGAAGTGCATTAGAAAGCTCCAATCCAGAAATCTGTAGGATGATGGGGAAGCTGGACAGCCCTTTGTTGTAGTCTAGTCTTTCATCAAACGTGTTTCAGGACCCACTTGTTGAGTTGTGGAAGAAATTGAGTGAGCCAATGCtgggaatttttaaataatagaatagaaaatatttgccaggcatgatgatggctcacgactgtaatcccagcactttgggaggccgaagtgggagaatcctttgagctcaggagtttgagaccagcctgggtagcataggGAGACCAcctctcttaaaagaaaaaaaagaatagaaaataccaAAGTGCATCTTGTGTTGTATAAGGGTAAATACTGTTtcatgaaactttcatttcagttATGTGCTTATACATGTGTGCACTGAGTTGTGAtaatgaaatgtgtttcttactAAGGGTTGTggtcaaaaaagttaaaaagctacTGTTCTAGGCTTTGCCTGGTAGTGATTATCAACTGTGATAATCCTAtggcttttcatatgcttacacTAGTTGGGTTTCTGAAGGTTTTAGCTTTGGAGTGTGTGTAGGTCCACATAGCATGGATTCCTAGTAAGTGGTTGGCTAAATCTCAGCTTTTGCACCTTGGAATAGTGGGTTAAAGAGAATTGCACTGAGAAGAGAATGCACTAGGAAGAGAATTTTCATGCTAGCCAGAATAAACACTCTTATTTGTTTCTCTGTCTTTGAGGAAAAACCATTCAAAACTTTGTGTTAAGAGCAAGAGCTAGACAGACTAAATCTGGCTTAGTTTGTCATAATCTTGGGCAAAGAGGCACTTTGGGAAAGACTATCGAATTGTATTGCAGTCTTGCTAACTGAAGCTTACAGTAGTAGGAACATACGACTTTACTGAAACCAGTTGCTTATAACATTAACTATTAACAGTATCAATATCATGATACAGGCTAAATCACTCTGTCATTAATGTGAGAGAGAATTGCTGCTAGATTTGAAGCTGCTCTTCAAATCTTGATACTCTTCAAAGTATAGATTTAAATATTGCTAAATTGGTTCATTTGTATTACCAGAATAAACTAGTTAAGAAGAAAATCTGTACGTTACATATATTAGTCATTATCATGTGCTTCAAGTTATATTTTAGTCTTGTAAAGATGTAAACTTCTGGATATTAGTCAAGGAAAAAATATCATATAAGAAGGAAATTTGGAGTTGGGGAGGCGTTGAAACCTAAAAGACATTCCTTTCAtgatccttattttttaaaatcaatttattgAGAGATACTTTAGAtacaaagtataataattttaagtgtgtattttgataagttttgacaaattTGTACACCTGTGCAACCGCTACCACAAtgaagatataaaacattttcatcaccctacaATGTTCTAAGGCTCCATGCCAGTCAACCTCCCTCTTTCCTGTCTCCTGTATTCTCCACTCCCAAGGAACCActgatctattttctgtctctagatTACTAATGTCTTTTGGAGATTTTATATAATGGAATcatatatattcttttacatCATAACCTTAATTTTATTAGTTTACAGATATAAATGTATTGTGTGTATTAGAGACAAAATAGAATTTAGGGAAGCCTGTTAGTGTCCCTAACAGACTCACAGTCTGGCTGAAAACCTGATTTTCTATTCTATACCCAGAATCTCTGAGGAGCAGACTTAGTCAACCAATTCCAAAGAGACTGGTGTAAAAATCAGAAAACCGGTTGGTCATGTTGCTGATTATATTTGCTCCCTGTTGGCCAATCTATATGTAAATCCAAATTATAGCTAGAAATTTACCTAGTGAGCATTCCATTAGATCAAGGGCAGTGCTTTGGAGAACCATATGGCCACAAGTCCTCTTGCTGTGATGACATAGCCTGTTACTTATGGCTCATAGATTCTCATGTTGTATCCATTTTGGTTATGAGTAATGGGgttgattaatttttattttgattaaattttgttatatttttcccAACATTCCAACATT includes these proteins:
- the OARD1 gene encoding ADP-ribose glycohydrolase OARD1 isoform X1 is translated as MASSLNEDPEGSRITYVKGDLFACPKTDSLAHCISEDCRMGAGIAVLFKKKFGGVQELLNQQKKSGEVAVLKRDGRYIYYLITKKRASHKPTYENLQKSLEAMKSHCLKNGVTDLSMPRIGCGLDRLQWENVSAMIEEVFEATDIKITVYTL
- the OARD1 gene encoding ADP-ribose glycohydrolase OARD1 isoform X3; this translates as MASSLNEDPEGSRITYVKGDLFACPKTDSLAHCISEDCRMGAGIAVLFKKKFGGVQELLNQRLDVVLIVCNGKMYLR
- the OARD1 gene encoding ADP-ribose glycohydrolase OARD1 isoform X2, with protein sequence MASSLNEDPEGSRITYVKGDLFACPKTDSLAHCISEDCRMGAGIAVLFKKKFGGVQELLNQQKKSGEVAVLKRDGRYIYYLDWMWS